The genomic interval AGGCGGTGGACGGCGAGCCCGGCTTCGGGTGCGGCCGTGGCGGAGACGGCGGCGGCGGCTCCGGCTCcccgccctcctcctcctcttcctcatcctgcTGCTCTCCCCACGCGGCGACCGGGCCCTGGGCGCTGGGGGCGACCCTGGGGCCACCAGATTACGATGAGGATGACGACGACGACGACAGCGACGAACCGGGGTCCCGGAGCCACTACCTGGGGGGCTCGCTGGAGCTGCGCGCGCTGGAGCTGTGCACGGGCCCCGCCGAGGCCGGGCTGCTGGAGGAGCGCTTTGCGGAGCTGAGTCCTTTCGCGGGTCACGCCACCGCTGTTCTGCTGGGCTGCGCGCCTGCCGCTGAGGTAACACCGCGCGAGGAGCGGGCCCCGGCGTGGGCAGCCGAGCCCCGGGTGCACGGGGCCTCCGGGGCGACGGCCGCCCGGCTACTCAAGCCCGACCTGCAGGTGTGCGTGTTCTGCCGGAACAACAAGGAGGCGGTGGCGCTCTACACCACCCACATTCTGAAGGGCCCCGACGGGCGCGTGCTGTGCCCGGTGCTGCGCCGCTACACGTGCCCCCTGTGCGGCGCCAGCGGGGACAACGCGCACACCATCAAGTACTGCCCGCTCTCCAAagtgccgccgccgccgcccgccgccCGTCCGCCGCCACGCAGCGCCAGGGACGGCCTGCCAGGCAAGAAGCTGCGCTAAGGCTTGGGCTCTGACTGCCGGCACCTGACGCCGCTAGGGTCGCCGGCTTGGTTTGCGCAGTTCTCTCTCCCTCGCTGTTGGGAAGCCGTGAAGCTCAGCATTTGACTCAACTTGGGACATCGTCTTGGTGGCTTTCCAAAAAGCCTACCGTATGGAGTATTTTCCTCTCGAGCGGTTGGGACTAGACGCTAAAATCTCGATTTGTCTCTATAGTTTCTAGTTTGCCCACATCCAGAACCGCGGAGACTGGGTGTGTTATTGGTATTCCAGTAACTGAGATATGGCAACGTAGAGGCGCTTAGTTTATTTACTGTATAAGTCGACCTATTTTAGATGCGCGTCAGTATGAAATTGTCTAACTTTGAATGTTTCATTTTACGAATGGAGGCACTTTACTAGGtctagaatatttttttaaaagcctctgTACTGAGCTTAAAATTGGCGATTTTATGGAATGGTGGCAAAATGgctattttatttgaaataatactTAGTTGTCCTTAACCACAGGTGAAGCAAGCCCCTACTAGCATCACCTTATGAGAAGTGAAGGTTTTGTAAACTTTCCAGTATTAATTTGGGCGGGTATTCCTCCTTGTGGCTTGTTTACGTCCTAGTAAAATGCACAATCTGTAGCGGGTAGAATACAACTCCTTATCCTCTTATGTATCAGATCTTTTATTACTGAACTAGCAACTAGCTTTTTCCACCTTTAAAAATTGTGCCGAGTCAATCATATTGTGTATAACTTGGAAATGgtgctgtttaaaaaaatgtgtatttgtaCAGTAACAGTGTATGAATTAACCTCACCTCTAACTTTCCTATTTGGCCTCTTCTCTACACACCCATACActtcaagttctttaaaaacaaaatactaagaTCAAGAGGGGAAATTTATCCTGGATCACTCAATTTCAGGGCCCCAGCGAAGGAAGGCTCACTCCAGCTGTTGCCTCTCAAAACTAAATGGAAGTTTGGTCTCTTGAGCTGCAGAATGTGAATAACCTGTGCTCAAGGTTTGCGGACTGTTGGGCTTTATGCATATAGGCAAGTCCTTAAAGCCGAATAAGCACTAATTAAAGGAATTGCCAGTGGTCTATCACATTCTCATTCTTACTGGAGGACCCTTTCTGGAACCCCACCAATTATCTACCAGGGAGATTAAACCTGCTTTCATAGGCAGTGGTTTCCAACCCCCTACTTCATTTACCACCCTCTTTTTATCTAATGCTGAATTCCACAGTATGGCATGAAGCTACCTTCAAGACGGACATGGGCAAAAACAGAACTAAGGTGAACTCAGAAACGTACAAAAGCAAGTTTGTAAAAAGTTACCAGCAGTTGTTAGTAATCAATGTGGATAAAGCTTCCAATAGGCAGACTTAGCTGGAGTACTGCAAGTTTCCTTCGTTCATATTAAACAGCTAATTTCCTCTACAGCAACTTAATCTGAACACTCATTTTTAGGTATACTACACACTGTGGTAAATACTAAGTCACTGTAAGTCTACATCAGAACTGAGGGGATAAGGCACAGGCACACTGCTTCTTAGGAAAAAATACAATCCACCCCTATTAGTTCTGACCCCAGACCAGAGAACTGCATGTCTAATGGGGCCTTAGCTTAATAAAACCATGtcattacttgttcttttttgctaGAAAAGGTACCAGTTTCAGTTTTGCT from Nycticebus coucang isolate mNycCou1 chromosome 3, mNycCou1.pri, whole genome shotgun sequence carries:
- the NANOS1 gene encoding nanos homolog 1 encodes the protein MEAFPWAPRSPRRGRAPAPQSMALVPSARYVSAQGPAHPQPFSSWNDYLGLATLITKAVDGEPGFGCGRGGDGGGGSGSPPSSSSSSSCCSPHAATGPWALGATLGPPDYDEDDDDDDSDEPGSRSHYLGGSLELRALELCTGPAEAGLLEERFAELSPFAGHATAVLLGCAPAAEVTPREERAPAWAAEPRVHGASGATAARLLKPDLQVCVFCRNNKEAVALYTTHILKGPDGRVLCPVLRRYTCPLCGASGDNAHTIKYCPLSKVPPPPPAARPPPRSARDGLPGKKLR